A single genomic interval of Litoreibacter ponti harbors:
- a CDS encoding fatty acid desaturase, protein MDATFSRRKLLTPQELRALNERSDLAGGLQMASHLGAIAITMGLHAQAMGTWWVLATGLVLGVLMNFLYAAQHELSHATVFKTRKLNEIFGRAIGFIQIFPRDFDQVMHFAHHQHTQDWERDGELVREPYTLTTYLLWLTGVTYWRNRIVGNIRRARGIILEPYIRAEEETKIIREARIHIALYALIAVASITAGSWIALTFWLLPMVLTKPIHQLQNTIEHLGLSHEDDILENTRSTRTNALFRWLCWQMPYHTAHHTFPAVPFWKLRALNAKIEAQAGEVHRMGWIEFQVEVIRKLMAKDESQYPMDEVWVVPTSGGRAARIPAE, encoded by the coding sequence ATGGACGCCACCTTCTCTCGTCGCAAACTGCTAACCCCGCAGGAACTACGCGCATTGAACGAACGCTCGGACCTGGCGGGCGGGCTGCAAATGGCGTCGCACCTAGGCGCAATCGCGATCACGATGGGGCTGCATGCGCAGGCGATGGGCACGTGGTGGGTGCTGGCGACCGGCCTTGTCCTTGGGGTGCTCATGAACTTCCTTTACGCCGCCCAGCACGAGCTGAGCCACGCGACGGTTTTCAAGACCCGCAAGCTCAACGAGATCTTCGGGCGCGCCATCGGCTTCATCCAGATTTTCCCGCGCGACTTCGATCAGGTCATGCATTTCGCCCACCACCAGCACACGCAGGATTGGGAACGCGACGGCGAGCTGGTGCGCGAGCCCTACACGCTGACCACTTACCTTTTGTGGCTGACAGGCGTTACATATTGGCGCAACCGGATCGTCGGCAATATCCGTCGGGCCCGCGGCATCATTCTGGAGCCCTATATCCGGGCCGAGGAAGAAACGAAGATCATCCGCGAGGCGCGCATTCACATCGCGCTCTATGCGCTGATCGCCGTGGCGAGCATTACCGCTGGCTCCTGGATCGCGCTGACTTTCTGGCTGCTGCCGATGGTGCTGACCAAGCCCATCCACCAGTTGCAAAACACGATCGAGCATCTGGGGCTGAGCCACGAAGATGACATCCTCGAGAACACCCGCTCCACCCGCACGAACGCGCTGTTCCGCTGGCTCTGCTGGCAGATGCCGTATCACACGGCGCATCACACCTTCCCGGCGGTCCCGTTCTGGAAACTGCGCGCGCTCAACGCCAAGATCGAGGCGCAGGCGGGCGAGGTGCACCGCATGGGTTGGATCGAGTTCCAAGTCGAAGTGATCCGCAAGCTCATGGCCAAGGATGAAAGCCAGTACCCGATGGACGAGGTCTGGGTCGTGCCGACCTCCGGTGGCCGCGCCGCGCGCATCCCCGCAGAATGA
- the cobM gene encoding precorrin-4 C(11)-methyltransferase, which yields MTVYFIGAGPGDPELLTLKAQKVIARCPVCLYAGSLVPAEVVAGAPEGARVMDTAPMTLDDTHAEIVAAHGRGEDVARVHSGDPSLYGAIAEQIRRLKAEGIPYEIIPGVPAYAAAAAALGQELTVPEVAQSIILTRMSMKSTSMPPGETLENFARTRATLAIHLGIRALREIERQLIPYYGADCPVIVAYRASWPDEKYLRGTLSDIREKVRAEKITRTALILVGPALAEVKDFRDSALYDPATPHVLRPKVSVS from the coding sequence ATGACGGTTTACTTTATTGGGGCGGGTCCGGGCGATCCGGAACTGCTGACGCTGAAAGCGCAAAAGGTGATCGCGCGCTGTCCGGTGTGTCTTTATGCAGGCTCGCTGGTCCCGGCAGAAGTCGTCGCGGGTGCACCTGAAGGCGCGCGGGTCATGGACACCGCGCCGATGACCTTGGACGACACCCATGCCGAGATCGTAGCGGCCCACGGGCGGGGCGAGGACGTGGCACGGGTGCATTCGGGCGATCCGTCGCTTTATGGCGCCATCGCGGAACAGATCCGGCGGCTGAAAGCCGAAGGCATCCCCTACGAGATCATCCCCGGCGTGCCCGCCTATGCCGCCGCTGCCGCGGCCCTGGGGCAGGAATTGACCGTGCCGGAAGTGGCGCAGTCGATCATCCTGACCCGGATGTCGATGAAATCGACCTCCATGCCGCCGGGCGAAACGCTGGAGAACTTCGCGCGCACCAGGGCGACGCTCGCCATTCATCTCGGCATCCGGGCCTTGCGCGAGATCGAGCGGCAGCTGATCCCGTATTACGGCGCGGATTGCCCGGTGATCGTCGCTTATCGCGCTTCCTGGCCCGACGAGAAATACCTGCGCGGTACGCTATCGGATATCCGCGAGAAGGTGCGCGCCGAGAAGATCACCCGCACCGCGCTGATCCTCGTGGGCCCCGCCTTGGCCGAGGTGAAGGACTTCCGCGACAGCGCCCTCTACGACCCGGCGACCCCCCATGTGTTGCGCCCAAAAGTGAGTGTTTCGTAA
- a CDS encoding LysR substrate-binding domain-containing protein: MRLPNITALQALVTLARAGSVTATAETLSVTQSAISHQLKGLEAQLGFPLLLRDGRGVRLTERAQHYVSEVAPALETVARASQRDSVGGSLVVNVAPGFASSWLAPRLGSFVAQHPGLALRVNTPRGYGDLGGRRDDLYISFLTEDEAPPGAVKLMEVSFFPVAAPSLVGGQRLSPDGLARLPLLHLDTRTDWQRWFAAGKAATPDTPGIVFQDLQIMEMAAREGQGVSLGDRLTSQRALERGALMQVSEIEVAAPRAYWLVAGNGPESDARRAFSAWMLEAI; the protein is encoded by the coding sequence ATGAGATTGCCAAACATCACCGCGCTGCAAGCGCTCGTCACCTTGGCCCGCGCCGGGTCGGTCACCGCCACGGCAGAGACGCTGTCGGTCACGCAATCGGCAATCTCGCATCAACTCAAGGGATTGGAGGCGCAGTTGGGCTTTCCATTGCTGCTGCGCGACGGCCGCGGCGTGCGCCTGACGGAGCGCGCGCAGCATTACGTGTCTGAGGTCGCACCTGCGTTGGAGACCGTCGCCCGCGCATCACAGCGCGACAGCGTGGGCGGCAGCTTGGTCGTGAACGTGGCCCCGGGCTTTGCCAGCAGCTGGCTCGCGCCGCGCCTGGGCAGCTTCGTGGCGCAGCATCCCGGCCTTGCCCTGCGGGTGAACACGCCGCGCGGCTATGGCGATCTGGGCGGGCGGCGCGATGATCTCTATATCAGCTTCCTGACCGAGGACGAAGCGCCGCCGGGCGCGGTGAAACTGATGGAGGTGTCCTTCTTCCCCGTCGCGGCGCCCTCGCTGGTCGGCGGACAACGCCTGTCGCCGGACGGGCTGGCGCGGCTGCCGCTGCTGCATCTCGACACGCGCACCGATTGGCAGCGCTGGTTTGCGGCAGGAAAGGCCGCGACCCCCGACACGCCGGGTATCGTTTTCCAAGATTTGCAGATCATGGAGATGGCCGCGCGCGAGGGTCAGGGCGTCAGCCTCGGCGACCGGCTGACCAGCCAACGCGCGCTGGAGCGCGGCGCCCTGATGCAGGTCAGCGAGATCGAGGTCGCGGCCCCCCGCGCCTATTGGCTGGTCGCAGGCAACGGCCCCGAAAGCGACGCGCGCCGGGCCTTTTCAGCTTGGATGTTGGAGGCGATCTAG
- the cobI gene encoding precorrin-2 C(20)-methyltransferase, protein MSGTLYGVGLGPGDPELITLKAARLIGAAKVIAYPTLAGGDSFARAIAAGLIPQDAREIRMDVPMSTEREPAQKAYDAGAAQIAEALEAGEDVVCLCEGDPFFYGSFMYLFARLSGQFDTQIIPGVTSVTACAARAAMPLAARNERLTILPGPLPEAELRARIDGAESVAIMKVGRHLPKIRGVINALGLTDQAMYIERATLPEEVVLPLGDAPEQAPYFSMILLTKGADPWL, encoded by the coding sequence ATGAGCGGCACACTTTATGGCGTGGGGCTTGGCCCGGGCGACCCCGAGCTGATCACCCTGAAGGCCGCGCGTCTCATCGGTGCAGCCAAGGTCATCGCATACCCGACGCTTGCAGGCGGCGACAGTTTCGCCCGCGCGATTGCGGCTGGACTGATCCCACAGGATGCCCGCGAGATCCGCATGGACGTGCCCATGTCCACCGAACGCGAACCCGCCCAGAAGGCCTACGATGCCGGGGCCGCGCAGATCGCTGAGGCGCTCGAGGCGGGCGAGGATGTCGTCTGCCTCTGCGAGGGTGATCCGTTCTTCTACGGCTCCTTCATGTATCTCTTTGCCCGGCTATCGGGCCAGTTCGACACGCAGATCATCCCCGGCGTGACCTCGGTCACCGCCTGCGCCGCCCGCGCCGCCATGCCGCTCGCCGCGCGCAACGAGCGGCTGACCATCCTGCCCGGCCCCTTGCCGGAGGCAGAGCTGCGGGCGCGCATCGACGGGGCCGAAAGCGTGGCGATCATGAAGGTCGGTCGCCACTTGCCGAAAATCCGCGGCGTCATCAACGCGCTCGGCCTGACCGATCAGGCGATGTATATCGAACGCGCGACCCTGCCCGAGGAAGTCGTGCTGCCCTTGGGCGACGCGCCGGAGCAGGCGCCATATTTCTCCATGATCTTGCTGACGAAAGGGGCCGACCCATGGCTATAG
- a CDS encoding sugar phosphate isomerase/epimerase family protein, protein MRALKTYTSLWAMQPHDQTGVRLSFDQVCEMVAGAGYDGMAIDLGASDVATAHAVRPHMEANGLTPLIVAFPKTVESLDETLRLACNFGAPFVDVIGQVMPIALDDMVPVIETWMEISERIGMPIQFETHRNCITNDLYTMLQLLERIPEMRVCADLSHYVVDREFWYPVSDDDRALISRVLARADSFQGRVASRQQIQLQLDFPQHQKWVSLFKDWWREGLASWRARNASGDCIFLCELGPPEYAMTDANGVEMSNRWEEALQIKSWIEDIWAELDAT, encoded by the coding sequence ATGAGGGCGCTCAAGACCTACACCTCGCTCTGGGCGATGCAGCCCCATGACCAGACCGGCGTAAGGCTGTCCTTTGATCAGGTCTGCGAGATGGTCGCAGGCGCGGGCTATGACGGGATGGCGATTGATCTGGGGGCCTCCGACGTGGCGACGGCCCACGCCGTTCGCCCGCATATGGAGGCCAACGGGCTGACGCCCCTGATCGTGGCCTTCCCGAAGACGGTCGAAAGCCTCGACGAGACCTTGCGGCTGGCCTGCAATTTCGGCGCGCCCTTTGTGGATGTGATCGGGCAGGTGATGCCCATCGCACTCGACGATATGGTCCCGGTGATCGAGACATGGATGGAGATCTCGGAGCGGATCGGCATGCCGATCCAGTTCGAAACCCACCGCAACTGCATCACCAACGACCTCTACACGATGCTGCAGCTTCTGGAGCGCATCCCCGAGATGCGGGTGTGCGCTGATCTTAGTCACTACGTGGTCGACCGCGAGTTCTGGTATCCGGTGTCTGACGACGACCGCGCCCTGATCTCCCGCGTGCTGGCCCGCGCCGACAGTTTTCAGGGCCGCGTCGCATCGCGCCAGCAAATCCAGCTGCAGCTGGATTTCCCGCAGCACCAGAAATGGGTGTCGCTGTTCAAGGACTGGTGGCGCGAGGGGCTCGCATCCTGGCGCGCGCGCAACGCCTCCGGAGATTGCATTTTCCTGTGCGAGCTTGGCCCGCCTGAATACGCGATGACAGACGCCAACGGCGTCGAGATGTCAAACCGCTGGGAAGAAGCGTTGCAGATCAAATCCTGGATCGAAGACATCTGGGCCGAGCTCGACGCGACTTAA
- the cbiE gene encoding precorrin-6y C5,15-methyltransferase (decarboxylating) subunit CbiE, with protein MSDKWLHIVGIGEDGLDGLTPATRAVVEAAEVIIGGERHHQLSHAVSAERLAWPSPFDALIDQLKDLQGRRVVVLATGDPLWFSVGARIGRAIDPSQIVYHPQLSAFQLTAARMGWSLADVETLTVHGRPVHQMVAFIQPDQRLIILTTGAETPTQIARFLTERGFGDSQMTVLAAMGGADEQRFDGIAATWAHEVPAFNTLAVHCIAAPNAALLPRVPGLADDLFHSDGTMTKQEVRAATVAKLMPMRGALLWDIGTGSGSVAIEWMRAARYARAIGIEPRADRRAMAAENALALGAPKLELIEGEVPAALSGLDAPDAIFIGGGLSEETFEIAWANLRPLGRLVANSVTLESEAILMALHKTHSGQLVKIAVERAEPVGRMTGWRPAMTVTQWSLVKR; from the coding sequence ATGAGCGACAAGTGGCTGCACATCGTAGGCATCGGCGAGGACGGGCTCGACGGGCTCACCCCCGCCACCCGCGCCGTGGTCGAAGCGGCAGAGGTGATCATCGGCGGCGAGCGCCACCACCAGCTGTCCCACGCGGTCTCTGCCGAGCGCCTCGCCTGGCCTTCGCCCTTTGACGCGCTGATCGACCAGCTTAAAGACCTGCAAGGCCGCCGCGTCGTCGTACTTGCCACGGGCGATCCACTTTGGTTCTCCGTCGGCGCGCGCATCGGACGCGCGATTGATCCGTCCCAGATCGTCTATCACCCGCAGCTTTCTGCATTTCAGCTCACCGCCGCGCGTATGGGGTGGAGCCTCGCCGATGTCGAAACCCTTACCGTGCATGGCCGCCCCGTGCACCAGATGGTGGCGTTCATCCAGCCTGATCAGCGGTTGATCATCCTGACCACCGGGGCGGAGACCCCGACCCAGATCGCCCGCTTCCTGACCGAACGCGGCTTTGGCGACAGCCAGATGACTGTGCTGGCCGCGATGGGTGGCGCGGACGAGCAGCGCTTCGACGGCATCGCCGCGACATGGGCGCATGAGGTTCCGGCTTTCAACACGCTCGCCGTGCATTGCATCGCCGCGCCCAATGCGGCCCTGCTGCCGCGCGTACCGGGACTGGCCGATGATCTGTTCCACTCCGACGGCACCATGACCAAGCAAGAGGTCCGCGCGGCCACCGTCGCCAAGCTAATGCCCATGCGCGGCGCGCTTTTGTGGGACATTGGCACCGGCTCCGGCTCGGTCGCCATCGAGTGGATGCGCGCCGCCCGCTACGCCCGCGCCATCGGGATCGAGCCTCGCGCCGATCGTCGGGCCATGGCCGCCGAGAACGCGCTAGCCCTCGGTGCGCCCAAGTTAGAGCTGATCGAGGGCGAGGTGCCCGCGGCGCTGAGCGGCCTCGACGCGCCGGATGCCATCTTCATCGGCGGCGGCCTCAGCGAAGAGACGTTTGAGATCGCATGGGCGAACCTGCGCCCCTTGGGTCGCCTCGTCGCCAATTCGGTTACGCTGGAAAGCGAGGCGATCCTGATGGCGCTCCACAAGACCCATAGCGGCCAGCTCGTCAAAATCGCCGTCGAGCGGGCAGAACCCGTGGGCCGCATGACTGGCTGGCGCCCCGCCATGACCGTCACGCAATGGAGCCTCGTGAAGCGATGA
- the dgcN gene encoding N-acetyltransferase DgcN, translating to MIQTPYLLFLGDAPDALSAKVAQGIKDWRPDNAVGQFRMEGCGTTVGLTDMTLQEGLDAGAKTLVIGVANRGGIISDAWKKVLVEALQMGYDIASGLHNLLRDEDEVQRAAKVHGRTLHDVRIPSVAYPIASGVKRSGKRILAVGTDCSVGKMYTGLCMDAEMRARGMKSTFRPTGQTGILITGGGVPLDAVIADFMAGAVEYLTPDNDDDHWDHIEGQGSLFHASYSGVTLALIHGGQPDALVLAHEPTRAHMRGLPDYQQPALEDLRDLALTMARIVNPACKVIGISINTQHMADDEAKAYLAEVEARMQLPTTDPFRFGAEKLVDALEDL from the coding sequence ATGATCCAGACTCCGTATCTCCTCTTCCTCGGCGACGCGCCGGACGCCCTGTCTGCAAAAGTCGCCCAAGGCATCAAGGATTGGCGCCCCGACAACGCCGTCGGCCAGTTCCGGATGGAGGGCTGTGGCACCACCGTCGGCCTGACTGATATGACCTTGCAAGAGGGGCTCGATGCGGGCGCCAAGACCTTGGTGATTGGCGTTGCCAACCGCGGCGGTATTATCTCGGACGCTTGGAAGAAGGTGCTCGTCGAGGCGCTGCAGATGGGCTACGACATCGCCTCCGGCCTGCACAACCTGCTTCGCGACGAGGACGAGGTGCAGCGCGCCGCCAAGGTCCACGGTCGCACTTTGCATGACGTGCGCATCCCCTCCGTGGCCTACCCGATTGCCTCGGGCGTCAAGCGCAGCGGCAAGCGCATCCTGGCCGTCGGCACCGATTGCTCGGTTGGCAAGATGTACACGGGCCTGTGCATGGACGCCGAGATGCGAGCTCGCGGCATGAAATCCACCTTCCGCCCCACCGGCCAGACCGGCATCCTGATCACCGGCGGCGGCGTGCCGCTGGATGCGGTGATCGCTGATTTCATGGCGGGTGCGGTCGAGTACCTCACGCCGGACAATGACGATGATCACTGGGACCATATCGAAGGGCAGGGCAGCCTGTTCCACGCCTCCTATTCCGGCGTCACGCTCGCGCTGATCCACGGCGGCCAGCCCGATGCGCTGGTGCTGGCCCACGAGCCGACGCGGGCCCACATGCGCGGCCTGCCCGACTATCAGCAGCCCGCGCTGGAGGACCTGCGCGACCTGGCGCTGACCATGGCCAGGATCGTCAACCCGGCCTGCAAGGTGATCGGCATCTCGATCAACACCCAGCACATGGCCGATGACGAAGCCAAAGCCTATCTCGCCGAGGTCGAGGCGCGCATGCAGCTGCCGACCACGGACCCGTTCCGCTTTGGCGCGGAAAAGCTGGTCGACGCGCTCGAAGACCTATGA
- the cobJ gene encoding precorrin-3B C(17)-methyltransferase, translated as MAIEAGARDPIVLCLNRAGEATAHRIAALLGAAVHGREGRVDTADIFFPNALDHTRMLFQAGTPVIGVCASGILIRAVAPVLADKTTEPPVLSVSDDGAVVVPLLGGHRGANRLAARIAKALDATAAVTTAGDVALGVALDEPPAGYRLANPENAKDVMARLLSGEGARIDGDAPWLADLPKGDITISCTTAPSDAALQFHPQQVTLGVGCARNCPPEELQTLVMDTLTGAGIAPGAVHSVNTIDLKADEPACINLAKTLDRPFRLFTASELDALTPHVANPSDVVFAEVGTHSVSEAAALAQSNGTLLVAKRKTANATCALSLAPAPLTSLQGRPRGKLSIIGIGPGQHSWRTPEASTLVAEAEELVGYGLYIDLLGPLAHGKQRSDFPLGGEEDRCRYALERAGEGRNVALICSGDAGIYAMGALVFELLDRDANAQGVTDAARRVEVVSTPGVSALQGAAARAGAPLGHDFCAISLSDLLTPREDIIKRLHAAAEGDFVIAFYNPVSKRRRTLLAEARDILLQHRPADTPVMLASSLGRPEENVRYRRLDALDVDEVDMLTVVLVGSSHSRLAQLGEGPRMFTPRGYARKIDGDLAEDGRRSAAPSPLPPSRMETGT; from the coding sequence ATGGCTATAGAAGCGGGGGCGCGAGACCCAATTGTCCTGTGCCTCAACCGCGCGGGGGAAGCCACGGCCCACCGCATCGCCGCCCTGCTCGGCGCGGCGGTCCACGGTCGCGAGGGGCGGGTCGACACGGCGGATATCTTCTTCCCCAACGCGCTCGATCACACGCGCATGCTGTTCCAGGCGGGCACGCCGGTCATCGGCGTCTGCGCCAGCGGCATCCTGATCCGCGCCGTGGCCCCGGTGCTGGCCGACAAAACGACCGAGCCGCCGGTGCTGTCGGTCTCCGATGATGGTGCTGTCGTCGTCCCGCTCTTGGGCGGCCATCGCGGCGCAAACCGGCTCGCCGCACGGATCGCCAAGGCGCTGGACGCCACCGCCGCGGTCACCACCGCGGGCGACGTGGCCTTGGGCGTGGCGCTCGACGAGCCGCCCGCAGGCTACCGCCTCGCCAACCCCGAAAACGCCAAAGACGTCATGGCGCGGCTGCTGTCAGGCGAGGGTGCCCGGATCGACGGTGACGCGCCGTGGCTCGCGGACCTGCCCAAAGGCGACATCACGATCAGCTGCACAACGGCTCCTTCTGACGCCGCCCTGCAATTCCACCCGCAGCAAGTCACGCTCGGCGTCGGCTGCGCGCGCAATTGCCCGCCGGAAGAGCTGCAAACGCTGGTCATGGACACCCTGACTGGGGCCGGTATCGCCCCCGGCGCGGTCCATTCCGTCAACACGATTGACCTGAAGGCCGACGAGCCCGCCTGCATCAATTTGGCAAAAACACTCGACCGCCCGTTCCGGCTCTTCACCGCGTCAGAGCTCGACGCGCTCACCCCGCACGTGGCCAACCCATCCGATGTCGTCTTCGCCGAGGTCGGCACCCATTCCGTGTCGGAGGCCGCCGCATTGGCTCAGTCAAACGGCACGCTTCTGGTCGCCAAGCGCAAGACTGCGAACGCCACCTGCGCTCTGTCGCTCGCCCCCGCGCCGCTCACCTCGCTGCAGGGCCGCCCGCGCGGCAAGCTGTCGATCATCGGCATCGGGCCGGGGCAGCATTCCTGGCGCACGCCGGAGGCCTCGACTTTGGTGGCCGAGGCGGAAGAGCTGGTGGGCTACGGGCTTTATATCGATCTGTTGGGGCCGCTGGCCCATGGCAAGCAGCGCTCCGACTTCCCGCTGGGCGGCGAAGAAGACCGCTGCCGCTACGCACTGGAACGGGCGGGCGAAGGGCGCAATGTCGCCCTCATCTGTTCGGGCGATGCGGGCATCTATGCGATGGGCGCGCTGGTCTTCGAGCTGCTCGACCGCGATGCAAATGCCCAAGGCGTCACCGACGCCGCGCGCCGGGTTGAGGTGGTTTCGACCCCCGGTGTTTCCGCCCTGCAAGGGGCTGCCGCGCGCGCGGGCGCGCCATTGGGCCATGATTTCTGCGCGATCTCGCTGTCCGACCTGCTGACGCCGCGCGAGGACATCATCAAGCGGCTGCACGCCGCCGCCGAGGGCGACTTCGTCATCGCCTTCTACAATCCCGTCTCCAAGCGCCGCCGCACGCTGCTGGCGGAAGCGCGGGACATCTTGCTGCAGCACCGCCCGGCGGACACGCCGGTCATGCTTGCCTCGTCCTTGGGGCGGCCAGAGGAAAACGTCCGCTACCGCAGGCTGGACGCGCTGGATGTGGACGAGGTGGATATGCTGACCGTGGTGCTGGTGGGCTCGAGCCATTCGCGACTGGCCCAGCTGGGAGAGGGGCCGCGCATGTTCACCCCCCGCGGCTATGCTCGCAAAATCGACGGTGATTTGGCGGAGGATGGGAGACGCTCGGCTGCGCCATCGCCCCTCCCACCCTCCCGCATGGAGACAGGGACATGA
- the dgcA gene encoding N-acetyl-D-Glu racemase DgcA — MITVTADTFRLAEVFTISRGSRTEAKVLTARVTRDGVAAWGECVPYARYDETLASVTEQILSLPSDISRAALQSALPAGAARNAVDCALWDLEAKQAGTRVWDLLGLPAPKPEITAFTLSLDTPEKMEASARKHAHRPLLKIKLGTPEDMPRLEAVRRGAPDTPIIIDANEGWTAEVYTDLAPHLVRLGVKLVEQPLPAGDDDMLAEIARPLPVCADEACHDRASLPGLKGKYDVINIKLDKTGGLTEALALKEAGRAEGYGLMMGCMVGSSLAMAPATIVAQGVSFTDLDGPLLLAEDRDQPLIFDEAGVHAPTPELWG, encoded by the coding sequence ATGATCACCGTCACCGCCGATACGTTCCGGCTCGCCGAGGTGTTCACCATCTCGCGCGGGTCGCGGACGGAGGCGAAGGTGCTCACCGCCCGGGTCACCCGCGACGGCGTCGCGGCCTGGGGCGAATGCGTACCCTATGCGCGCTATGACGAGACGCTGGCATCGGTGACCGAGCAGATCCTGTCGCTGCCCTCTGACATCTCGCGCGCCGCGCTGCAAAGCGCGCTGCCGGCCGGGGCCGCCCGCAATGCGGTCGATTGCGCGCTGTGGGATCTGGAAGCCAAGCAGGCCGGCACGCGGGTCTGGGATCTGCTGGGCCTGCCCGCGCCGAAGCCCGAGATCACCGCGTTCACCCTGTCGCTCGACACGCCCGAGAAGATGGAAGCCAGCGCGCGCAAGCACGCCCACCGCCCGCTTCTGAAGATCAAACTCGGCACGCCCGAGGATATGCCTCGGCTCGAGGCCGTGCGCCGCGGCGCGCCTGACACGCCGATCATCATCGACGCCAATGAAGGCTGGACGGCCGAGGTCTATACCGACCTCGCGCCGCATCTGGTCCGTCTTGGCGTCAAACTGGTGGAACAGCCGCTGCCCGCAGGCGATGACGACATGCTGGCCGAGATCGCGCGTCCGCTGCCCGTCTGCGCCGACGAGGCCTGCCATGATCGCGCCTCGCTGCCGGGTCTCAAGGGCAAGTATGATGTCATCAACATCAAGCTCGACAAGACCGGCGGCCTGACCGAAGCGCTCGCGCTGAAGGAGGCCGGGCGCGCCGAGGGCTACGGGCTGATGATGGGTTGCATGGTCGGCTCGTCGCTCGCCATGGCCCCTGCGACGATTGTCGCCCAGGGCGTGAGCTTCACCGACCTTGACGGGCCGCTGCTTCTGGCCGAAGACCGGGATCAACCGCTGATTTTTGATGAGGCCGGGGTGCACGCCCCCACGCCGGAGCTATGGGGATAA
- a CDS encoding precorrin-8X methylmutase, with protein sequence MRPYEKDPAAIYAQSFATVRAEANLARFPRGLDALATRVIHACGMVEIADRLAFSEDAYTAGHAALTSGKPILCDCEMVAAGIIRRYLPANNDVIVTLNDPSVPDRAREIENTRSAAAVELWDAHLDGAIVAIGNAPTALFHLLERLDQGAPMPAVILGFPVGFVGAAESKAELAANPRGCDFVALRGRKGGSAIASAAVNALAAGLPEDTQ encoded by the coding sequence CCGGGCAGAGGCGAATCTCGCGCGCTTCCCCCGCGGGCTCGATGCGCTCGCCACGCGGGTCATCCACGCCTGCGGCATGGTCGAGATTGCCGACCGACTCGCTTTTTCTGAGGACGCCTATACCGCCGGCCACGCCGCCCTGACATCCGGCAAACCGATCCTGTGCGACTGCGAAATGGTCGCCGCTGGCATCATCCGCCGCTATCTACCCGCGAATAACGACGTCATCGTCACGCTCAATGATCCCTCCGTGCCCGACCGCGCCAGGGAGATCGAAAACACCCGTTCCGCGGCGGCGGTCGAGCTGTGGGATGCCCATCTCGACGGTGCCATCGTCGCCATTGGTAACGCGCCCACCGCGCTGTTCCACCTGCTCGAACGGCTCGACCAGGGCGCGCCCATGCCTGCCGTGATCCTTGGCTTCCCTGTGGGCTTCGTCGGGGCCGCAGAAAGCAAGGCAGAGCTTGCCGCGAACCCGCGCGGCTGCGATTTCGTCGCTCTCCGCGGCCGCAAAGGCGGCTCCGCCATCGCGTCGGCCGCGGTGAACGCGCTCGCCGCGGGCCTGCCGGAGGACACCCAATGA